A portion of the Streptococcus sp. Marseille-Q6470 genome contains these proteins:
- a CDS encoding ABC transporter permease — MSKKLQQISVPLISVILGILLGAIVMWIFGYDAIWGYEELFYTAFGSVRGIGEIFRAMGPLVLIALGFAVASRAGFFNVGLPGQALAGWVMSGWFALSFPDLPRPLMILATIVIALVAGGIVGAIPGILRAYLGTSEVIVTIMMNYIVLYVGNAFIHSFPKEIMQSTDSSIRVSANATYQTPWLAELTGNSRMNIGIFFAIIAVAVIWFMLKKTTLGFEIRAVGLNPNASEYAGISAKRTIILSMIISGALAGLGGAVEGLGTFQNVYVQGSSLAVGFNGMAVSLLASNSPVGILFAAFLFSVLQVGAPGMNAAQVPSELVSIVTASIIFFVSVHYIIERFVKPRKQLKGGK; from the coding sequence AAAAATTACAACAAATTTCGGTTCCTTTGATTTCTGTTATTTTAGGAATTCTACTCGGAGCCATCGTCATGTGGATTTTTGGTTACGATGCTATCTGGGGATATGAAGAACTATTCTACACAGCTTTTGGTAGTGTTCGTGGAATCGGTGAAATCTTCCGTGCCATGGGACCTTTGGTCTTGATTGCTCTAGGATTTGCAGTAGCAAGCCGTGCTGGTTTCTTTAACGTTGGTCTTCCAGGACAAGCCCTCGCAGGTTGGGTTATGAGTGGTTGGTTCGCTCTTTCTTTCCCAGATTTGCCACGTCCTTTGATGATTCTTGCGACAATTGTTATTGCCTTAGTTGCGGGAGGAATCGTTGGAGCAATTCCTGGTATCTTAAGAGCCTACCTTGGGACATCTGAGGTTATCGTAACCATTATGATGAACTACATTGTTCTTTATGTGGGAAATGCCTTTATCCACAGCTTCCCTAAAGAAATTATGCAAAGTACGGATTCGTCTATTCGTGTTAGTGCAAATGCAACTTATCAAACACCTTGGCTTGCTGAGCTAACAGGAAATTCTCGTATGAACATTGGGATTTTCTTTGCTATCATAGCCGTTGCGGTTATCTGGTTCATGCTTAAAAAGACAACTCTCGGTTTTGAGATCCGTGCAGTTGGTCTAAATCCAAATGCTTCTGAATATGCAGGTATTTCAGCTAAACGTACCATTATTCTATCAATGATTATTTCGGGTGCCCTCGCAGGACTTGGTGGAGCAGTAGAAGGACTTGGTACCTTCCAAAACGTCTACGTTCAAGGTTCATCATTGGCGGTCGGATTTAACGGTATGGCAGTAAGTCTACTTGCGTCAAACTCCCCAGTTGGAATTCTATTTGCGGCCTTCTTATTCAGTGTCCTACAAGTTGGAGCACCGGGTATGAATGCTGCACAAGTACCATCTGAGCTTGTAAGTATCGTTACAGCCTCAATTATCTTCTTTGTCAGCGTTCACTACATCATCGAACGCTTTGTCAAACCAAGAAAACAACTTAAAGGAG